One Luteolibacter yonseiensis genomic window carries:
- a CDS encoding 3-keto-disaccharide hydrolase codes for MSTLPRLLLAATLVSTPLHAGVGVGEKPIAGAALVFDGSREMLDAKWTYWKGPAFASSLPIKWKIVNDPVDSGTVVMSDDPVAAGGKYGTADIVTKKEYRDFRLHIEFLITKEGGNSGVYLQNRFEIQVLDGDKTKHGMAAVINETESPYHAYKGLGKWNSYDIVFRAARFVDGKQTEKPMLTMFFNGEKVHKNQTINQVWGGPKSGIDGGNDGGKGLTDVPGGLKLQCEGHDVRYRNIWIKELALEKPDTDFKD; via the coding sequence ATGTCCACCCTGCCCCGCCTCCTGCTCGCCGCCACCCTCGTTTCCACTCCGCTGCACGCGGGCGTCGGAGTCGGGGAGAAACCCATCGCCGGAGCGGCGCTCGTCTTCGACGGCTCCCGCGAGATGCTCGATGCCAAGTGGACCTATTGGAAAGGCCCCGCTTTCGCCTCCTCCCTGCCCATCAAGTGGAAGATCGTCAACGATCCCGTGGACTCCGGCACCGTTGTCATGTCGGACGACCCCGTCGCCGCCGGAGGCAAATACGGCACCGCCGACATCGTCACCAAAAAGGAATACCGTGACTTCCGCCTGCACATCGAGTTCCTCATCACCAAGGAAGGCGGAAACAGCGGTGTCTATCTCCAGAACCGCTTCGAAATCCAGGTGCTCGACGGCGACAAGACCAAGCACGGCATGGCCGCCGTCATCAACGAGACCGAGTCCCCCTACCACGCCTACAAGGGCCTCGGGAAATGGAACAGCTACGACATCGTCTTTCGCGCCGCCCGCTTCGTGGACGGCAAGCAGACCGAGAAGCCCATGCTCACCATGTTTTTCAACGGCGAGAAGGTCCACAAGAACCAGACCATCAACCAGGTCTGGGGCGGCCCGAAATCCGGTATCGACGGCGGAAACGATGGCGGCAAGGGGCTCACCGACGTCCCCGGCGGCCTCAAGCTCCAGTGCGAGGGCCACGACGTCCGCTACCGGAACATCTGGATCAAGGAACTCGCCCTCGAAAAACCCGATACCGATTTCAAGGACTAG
- a CDS encoding tetratricopeptide repeat protein: protein MLPHSRSLHAAIGFLELGMPDDAWEELDSLPPGQREFADVRELRISISLRMEKWHAARIEAEEMAGRDPGNPGWWISWAYALRREKSVYEAREILWEAARRHPEELMISYNLACYASVLGELDEARRLLSEVFAKDANFRQMAAGDPDLDAVFAAGGMV from the coding sequence ATGCTTCCCCACTCCCGTTCCCTCCATGCCGCAATCGGCTTTCTTGAACTTGGAATGCCGGATGACGCGTGGGAGGAACTGGATTCCCTGCCACCCGGCCAGCGTGAGTTCGCGGACGTCCGTGAGCTGAGGATTAGCATCTCGCTGCGGATGGAAAAATGGCACGCCGCCCGCATCGAGGCGGAGGAGATGGCGGGGCGGGATCCGGGCAACCCCGGTTGGTGGATCTCATGGGCCTACGCGCTCCGACGGGAAAAATCCGTGTATGAAGCTCGGGAAATTTTGTGGGAAGCCGCCCGCCGTCATCCCGAGGAACTGATGATTTCCTACAACCTCGCCTGCTATGCGAGTGTCCTGGGAGAATTGGACGAGGCACGGAGGTTGCTCTCGGAGGTGTTTGCGAAGGATGCGAATTTCAGGCAGATGGCGGCGGGAGATCCGGATCTGGATGCGGTTTTCGCAGCGGGTGGCATGGTGTGA
- a CDS encoding PQQ-dependent sugar dehydrogenase translates to MYRHPISWLLASVVVADSQTVTHRWNFNSTGAATNGTVIPDLISSAPGTIVGTNATRTGSALTLPGGSNGQNATSSIAAYFDLPNGIVSSKTNFTLEIWATIHSTRNWQRLFDFGRMDINGGGNGEIPNTYGNPGGSSSRDNLMLAAHRGDTLNDKKIVARNDGAGEIGFENTVSTSLNTQYHYVATFQANANPATGGRFTWYRNGTQMGFVDTTFPLSQIQDVNNWLGRSQYTNDQNSNISYNEFRLYDYALNQTQINASGAAGPDAFPTPVAAADSSTIPHGGKARIPVLKNDTGEISMPAFTILQAPASGTAVITPDKQVLYTHTTGTPTTDSFTYQIANTGGQSSTGTVTINFNNGLKIPNPNLNVPSTPPPTAYAAPNAFGSLGFNSPVCMATPPGETQRLFVCEKGGLLRVIPNVAAGSPAATTFLNLTNLLSGRGEAIDTGSECGLLGLAFHPDYATNRYFYIFYSVTKSGARYQRVSRFTTQTANPNLADTTSEKILIEQLDDRDNHNGGDLHFGPSDGYLYISVGDEGAGDDNPTFNSQRIDKDLFSGILRIDVDRDMANSVEPTPHASIPLEGGVARFAIPKTNPFVHTSLGGTWDGTYIGSPVSTTAVRREFWATGLRNPWRMSFDPVTNVLWCADVGQGQREEVNKIVRGGNYGWVFREGNIAGPRTNNPTMPSNFLTAYHNPPVYDYPRGGNFGGYSVTGGRVYRGTRISALTGKYIFGDYGSGNIWSMNQDGTGIERLLGEGGISAFGVDPSNQDILMADLDGLIRRLSTSTPVGSYPATLTATGLFTSVTDLTPAPGLTPYAVNLPFWSDHAVKSRWFIVPDGTSKFTSSVEGRWTLPDGTIWVKHFDMEMQRGVPSSRKRIETRLIVKNPTGAYGVSYRWNEAGNEATLAPDEGENFTLAITEGGNPAPQTWRIPSRAECMVCHTPQAGHALSFNTRQLNLENSLLGFTGNQLTTLSQQDYLTSSPGLPNLLPRHIRPDETSASVEARVRSYLAVNCSYCHQSGGTAPSSWDGSAHLTLAQTGLVNGTANNSGSDPLNKLVVPGDTTHSIVLSRVAVTNGFTRMPPIGSNILDQANINLLNTWINGELTTRRDYAAWRVARFEPDDLPGGAPDQDPDGDGVTNYQEFLAATDPLDGGSRFQPQLARVSGNLTLGFDLPTNRSFRIETSDNLGQWTPWDVPDNQGTPVAGGLQQFSVPTVDPQRFFRVSLKEN, encoded by the coding sequence ATGTACCGCCATCCCATTTCCTGGCTGCTTGCCTCCGTCGTCGTTGCCGACAGCCAGACCGTCACCCATCGCTGGAATTTCAACTCCACCGGAGCCGCGACCAACGGCACGGTCATCCCTGACCTGATCTCATCGGCCCCGGGCACGATTGTCGGGACCAACGCCACCCGCACCGGAAGCGCGCTCACCTTGCCCGGCGGATCGAACGGCCAGAACGCCACTTCCTCCATCGCCGCGTATTTCGATCTACCGAACGGGATCGTTTCCTCGAAAACCAACTTCACCTTGGAAATCTGGGCGACGATCCACTCGACCCGGAACTGGCAGCGCCTTTTCGACTTCGGACGCATGGACATCAACGGCGGAGGAAACGGGGAAATCCCCAACACCTACGGCAATCCCGGCGGCTCCTCCTCGCGCGACAATCTCATGCTGGCGGCCCATCGCGGTGACACTCTCAACGACAAGAAAATCGTCGCCCGGAACGACGGCGCGGGTGAGATCGGCTTTGAGAACACCGTCTCGACATCCCTCAACACCCAATATCACTACGTGGCGACCTTCCAGGCGAACGCCAATCCGGCCACGGGCGGCCGCTTCACCTGGTACCGCAATGGCACCCAGATGGGCTTCGTCGATACCACCTTCCCTCTCAGCCAGATCCAGGACGTGAACAACTGGCTCGGGCGTTCGCAATACACAAACGACCAGAATTCCAATATCTCCTACAACGAATTCCGGCTCTATGACTACGCACTGAACCAGACACAGATCAACGCGAGCGGTGCCGCCGGCCCCGATGCGTTTCCCACTCCGGTCGCCGCGGCCGACTCCTCCACCATTCCCCACGGCGGCAAAGCACGCATCCCCGTCCTGAAGAACGACACCGGGGAAATCTCCATGCCGGCCTTCACCATTCTCCAGGCACCCGCTTCCGGCACCGCGGTGATCACCCCGGACAAGCAGGTGCTTTACACCCACACCACCGGCACTCCCACCACGGACTCGTTCACCTATCAGATCGCGAACACCGGTGGCCAGTCCTCCACCGGCACCGTGACCATCAACTTCAACAACGGACTGAAGATTCCCAATCCGAATCTCAACGTTCCTTCCACCCCACCACCTACCGCCTATGCCGCGCCCAACGCTTTCGGCTCGCTCGGATTCAACTCGCCCGTGTGCATGGCCACTCCCCCCGGGGAGACCCAGCGGCTGTTCGTCTGTGAAAAAGGAGGACTTCTCCGGGTGATCCCGAACGTGGCGGCGGGCTCGCCCGCCGCCACCACCTTCCTGAACCTGACAAATCTCCTCAGCGGCCGCGGCGAGGCGATCGACACCGGGTCCGAGTGCGGATTGCTGGGTCTGGCCTTCCACCCGGACTATGCGACCAACCGCTACTTCTACATTTTCTATTCCGTGACGAAAAGCGGTGCCCGCTACCAACGCGTATCCCGCTTCACGACCCAGACAGCCAATCCGAATCTGGCGGACACCACATCCGAGAAAATCCTCATCGAGCAACTCGACGACCGGGACAACCATAATGGCGGCGACCTTCACTTCGGACCTTCGGACGGCTACCTCTACATTTCCGTCGGGGACGAGGGCGCGGGTGATGACAACCCGACCTTCAACAGCCAGCGCATCGACAAGGATCTCTTCTCCGGCATCCTGCGCATCGATGTGGATCGCGACATGGCGAACAGCGTCGAGCCCACCCCGCACGCCTCCATCCCGCTTGAGGGCGGCGTGGCCCGTTTCGCCATCCCGAAAACCAACCCTTTCGTCCACACCAGCCTGGGAGGAACGTGGGACGGCACCTATATCGGTTCACCTGTCAGCACCACCGCCGTCCGCCGTGAGTTCTGGGCGACGGGCTTGCGAAACCCCTGGCGCATGTCATTCGACCCGGTGACCAACGTTCTCTGGTGTGCGGATGTCGGACAGGGACAGCGCGAGGAGGTGAACAAGATCGTGAGGGGCGGAAACTACGGGTGGGTGTTCCGCGAGGGGAACATCGCCGGCCCCCGGACCAACAATCCGACAATGCCCTCGAATTTCCTCACCGCCTATCACAACCCTCCTGTTTATGACTATCCCCGCGGAGGCAACTTCGGTGGATATTCCGTCACCGGAGGCAGGGTCTATCGCGGGACCCGCATCAGCGCGCTTACGGGGAAATATATCTTTGGCGACTACGGTTCGGGGAACATCTGGTCGATGAACCAGGATGGAACAGGAATCGAACGTCTCTTGGGAGAAGGCGGCATCTCCGCTTTCGGAGTGGATCCCTCCAATCAGGACATCCTGATGGCGGACCTGGACGGATTGATCCGCCGCCTGAGCACGAGCACGCCCGTAGGCAGCTATCCCGCCACCCTCACCGCCACCGGACTTTTCACCAGTGTGACCGATCTCACTCCCGCCCCGGGACTCACCCCGTATGCCGTGAACCTCCCTTTCTGGAGCGACCACGCCGTCAAAAGCCGCTGGTTCATCGTACCCGACGGAACATCCAAATTCACCAGCTCCGTGGAAGGCCGATGGACGCTGCCGGACGGAACCATCTGGGTGAAGCACTTCGACATGGAGATGCAGCGGGGCGTGCCTTCCAGCAGGAAGCGCATCGAAACACGACTCATCGTGAAAAACCCCACGGGTGCCTACGGCGTCAGTTACCGGTGGAACGAAGCGGGCAACGAGGCCACGCTCGCACCGGACGAGGGAGAAAACTTCACCCTCGCGATCACCGAGGGTGGAAATCCCGCCCCGCAGACATGGCGCATCCCCAGCCGGGCGGAGTGCATGGTGTGCCACACGCCGCAGGCCGGACACGCGCTTTCCTTCAACACCCGCCAGCTCAATCTGGAAAACAGCCTGCTCGGATTCACGGGGAACCAGCTCACGACCCTGTCGCAGCAGGATTACCTGACTTCCTCGCCCGGATTGCCAAACCTGCTCCCCCGCCACATCCGGCCGGATGAGACGAGCGCGTCGGTGGAGGCCCGCGTGCGTTCCTACCTTGCGGTGAACTGCTCCTACTGCCACCAGTCCGGCGGCACCGCACCTTCGTCATGGGATGGAAGCGCGCATCTGACACTCGCCCAGACGGGCCTGGTCAACGGCACGGCGAACAACAGCGGCAGCGATCCGCTCAACAAGCTCGTCGTCCCCGGCGACACGACACACTCCATCGTGCTCAGCCGTGTCGCGGTGACCAATGGATTCACCCGCATGCCTCCGATCGGCAGCAACATCCTGGATCAGGCGAACATCAACCTCCTCAACACGTGGATCAATGGGGAGCTCACCACCCGGCGGGATTACGCCGCCTGGCGCGTCGCCCGATTCGAACCGGATGACTTGCCCGGCGGAGCACCCGACCAGGATCCCGATGGAGACGGAGTGACGAATTACCAGGAGTTCCTCGCCGCGACGGACCCGCTTGATGGCGGGAGCCGCTTCCAGCCACAGCTCGCCCGTGTTTCCGGAAACCTCACACTCGGCTTCGACCTTCCCACGAACCGTTCGTTCCGGATAGAGACCTCCGACAACCTCGGCCAGTGGACGCCATGGGACGTCCCAGACAACCAAGGCACTCCGGTGGCGGGAGGGCTGCAACAGTTCAGCGTGCCGACGGTCGATCCACAGCGGTTCTTCCGGGTGAGCCTGAAGGAAAACTGA
- the eno gene encoding phosphopyruvate hydratase, which produces MDYTTIVEIRGREVIDSRGNPTVEVDVHLEGGAIGRAAVPSGASTGEHEAVELRDGDKSRFLGKGVLKAVENVNAVLAPALLGYCATEQASIDAAMLALDGTSTKKNLGANAILGVSMAVAKASAAQLGVPLYKYLGGPNAKVLPVPMMNVINGGAHSDAPIDFQEFMIVPVGAPTFRESLRYGAEVFHSLKKVLHDLGLSTAVGDEGGFAPTLKSAEHAMQVLCQAIEAAGYKVGEDIAFALDVASSEFFDAKQNAYVFKKSDKSVKSAEELVAFYADLQKRYPIISIEDGCAENDWDGWKIITDQLGKTTQLVGDDLFVTNVDFLSKGIKQGVANSILVKVNQIGSLTETFDAVELAQENSYTAVLSHRSGETEDSTIADLAVATNCGQIKTGSMSRSDRIAKYNQLLRIEEELGDDAVFGIRKLKVLNK; this is translated from the coding sequence ATGGACTATACCACCATTGTTGAAATCCGCGGTCGCGAAGTGATCGATTCCCGTGGCAATCCCACCGTTGAAGTCGATGTGCATCTCGAAGGCGGCGCCATCGGACGCGCTGCGGTCCCATCCGGCGCATCCACCGGCGAGCACGAAGCGGTCGAACTCCGCGACGGCGACAAGTCCCGCTTCCTCGGAAAAGGCGTGCTCAAGGCTGTTGAGAACGTCAACGCCGTGCTCGCTCCCGCCCTTCTCGGCTATTGCGCCACCGAACAAGCCTCCATCGACGCCGCCATGCTCGCGCTCGACGGCACCTCCACCAAGAAGAACCTCGGTGCGAACGCCATCCTCGGCGTCTCCATGGCGGTCGCCAAGGCATCCGCCGCACAACTCGGCGTGCCTCTCTACAAATACCTCGGCGGCCCGAACGCCAAGGTGCTTCCCGTCCCGATGATGAACGTCATCAACGGCGGTGCCCACTCGGACGCTCCGATCGACTTCCAGGAATTCATGATCGTGCCTGTCGGCGCGCCTACCTTCCGCGAGTCCCTCCGCTACGGTGCGGAAGTCTTCCACTCCCTGAAGAAGGTCCTCCACGACCTCGGTCTCTCCACCGCCGTAGGTGACGAAGGTGGTTTCGCTCCGACGCTGAAGAGCGCCGAGCATGCGATGCAGGTCCTCTGCCAGGCCATCGAGGCCGCCGGTTACAAGGTCGGTGAGGACATCGCCTTCGCCCTCGACGTCGCATCGTCCGAGTTCTTCGACGCCAAGCAGAACGCCTACGTCTTCAAGAAGTCCGACAAGTCCGTGAAGTCCGCCGAGGAACTCGTCGCCTTCTACGCCGACCTTCAGAAGCGTTACCCGATCATCTCCATCGAAGACGGCTGCGCCGAAAACGACTGGGACGGCTGGAAGATCATCACCGACCAGCTCGGCAAGACCACCCAGCTCGTCGGCGACGATCTCTTCGTCACGAACGTGGACTTCCTCAGCAAGGGCATCAAGCAGGGCGTCGCGAACTCGATCCTCGTCAAGGTGAACCAGATCGGTTCCCTCACCGAGACCTTCGACGCCGTCGAACTGGCCCAGGAAAACAGCTACACCGCCGTTCTCAGCCACCGCTCCGGTGAGACCGAGGACAGCACCATCGCCGATCTCGCCGTCGCGACGAACTGCGGACAGATCAAGACCGGCTCCATGAGCCGCTCGGACCGTATCGCGAAGTACAACCAACTCCTCCGCATCGAGGAAGAGTTGGGCGACGACGCCGTCTTCGGCATCCGGAAGCTCAAGGTGCTCAACAAGTGA
- a CDS encoding GreA/GreB family elongation factor produces the protein MHPDVAKLVEAGRIPRPVGERLSQLAPGNFCIHKSFGAGKVTDWDLPAKKVTIDFEKSTGQTMELQFAFQKTEWIPAEDFRAKKIEQLEELRTLSKSDPIALVVHLLQSHGGSMTGDALEKELSGAVIPEPTFKKWWDATKKTLRESRLAAVPQKRTEAIVLRTGDRSPAQSLVADFEAARDIKGMIRALEAIAADIGAFENDSDALKRLLSDIDEGAKKAARVQLGQALQLVAARDEVISSSKALELESSAVRLSDLLLSADPSRLAEEAGTLPSSRQRAVYEAFPNAFGDIWVSKIVKVFDSVGARGVTEIARILLERDAMPALVTHLRSAIARRALGPDALIWVCRERKGPAAEIFSADVGASVLNLLENDHLSDGPRKTSRLQSLLGDDKTLLTDLVAIMDINETRNFARRLLDCPVFGELEKKSLMARIIKARPETAELVNGSNQKRPDEVLLVSWESLEKKKTELDDIVRNKIPQNREDVKIAKSYGDLRENFEYKSAKDMEKYLGFRRTALEKEIANSRGTDFKGSDAGRINIGTIVTLADAAGAETEITVLGAWDSIPETKTVSYLSEVGKALVGRAPGETVQVRDEETEQMQTLTVRSIRPFNP, from the coding sequence ATGCATCCTGACGTGGCGAAACTGGTTGAAGCCGGTCGCATTCCTAGACCGGTCGGCGAGCGCCTTTCTCAATTGGCTCCCGGAAATTTCTGTATTCACAAATCCTTCGGCGCCGGCAAGGTGACCGACTGGGATCTTCCTGCGAAAAAAGTCACCATCGACTTCGAAAAATCCACCGGTCAGACGATGGAATTGCAGTTCGCATTCCAAAAAACCGAATGGATTCCCGCGGAGGATTTCCGTGCGAAGAAGATCGAACAGCTTGAGGAACTCCGCACCCTTTCCAAGAGCGATCCCATCGCCCTCGTCGTCCACCTGCTCCAGAGCCACGGTGGCAGCATGACAGGAGACGCGCTCGAAAAGGAACTCTCCGGCGCGGTCATCCCCGAGCCCACTTTCAAGAAGTGGTGGGACGCGACGAAGAAGACCCTCCGCGAGAGCCGTCTGGCCGCCGTGCCGCAGAAGCGCACCGAGGCCATCGTGCTCCGCACCGGAGACCGCAGCCCGGCCCAATCGCTGGTGGCGGACTTCGAAGCGGCCCGCGACATCAAGGGCATGATCCGCGCGCTGGAAGCCATCGCCGCGGACATCGGAGCCTTTGAAAACGACTCGGACGCCCTCAAGCGGTTGTTGAGCGACATCGACGAAGGGGCGAAAAAAGCCGCCCGCGTCCAGCTTGGCCAGGCGTTGCAACTCGTCGCCGCCCGCGATGAAGTCATCAGCTCGTCGAAGGCCCTGGAGCTGGAATCCTCCGCCGTCCGTCTCTCGGATCTTTTGCTTTCCGCCGATCCATCCCGCCTGGCGGAGGAAGCCGGCACGCTGCCATCCAGCCGCCAGCGCGCGGTTTACGAAGCCTTCCCGAACGCCTTCGGAGACATCTGGGTCAGCAAGATCGTCAAGGTGTTCGACAGCGTCGGAGCGCGCGGCGTCACGGAAATCGCCCGCATCCTGCTGGAGCGCGACGCGATGCCGGCCCTCGTCACCCACCTCCGTTCCGCCATCGCCCGCCGCGCCCTCGGGCCGGACGCCCTCATCTGGGTCTGCCGCGAGCGGAAGGGGCCGGCCGCCGAGATCTTCAGTGCGGATGTCGGCGCCTCGGTGCTGAACCTTCTGGAGAACGACCACCTTTCCGACGGCCCGCGCAAGACCTCGCGCCTGCAATCGCTGCTCGGGGATGACAAGACGCTTCTCACCGACCTCGTCGCCATCATGGACATCAACGAGACGCGGAACTTCGCCCGCCGTCTCCTCGACTGCCCGGTCTTCGGCGAGCTTGAGAAAAAGTCCCTCATGGCCCGCATCATCAAGGCGCGTCCAGAAACGGCGGAACTCGTCAACGGCTCGAACCAGAAGCGCCCTGACGAGGTTCTGCTCGTTTCATGGGAGAGCCTTGAGAAGAAAAAGACCGAGCTGGACGACATCGTCCGCAACAAGATCCCACAGAACCGCGAGGACGTGAAAATCGCGAAATCCTACGGAGACCTCCGGGAAAACTTCGAATACAAGTCCGCCAAGGATATGGAGAAGTATCTCGGATTCCGCCGGACCGCTCTGGAGAAGGAGATCGCCAATTCCCGCGGAACCGATTTCAAGGGATCGGATGCCGGCAGGATCAACATCGGCACCATCGTCACCCTCGCGGATGCCGCTGGCGCGGAGACCGAGATCACAGTCCTCGGCGCATGGGACTCCATTCCGGAGACCAAGACCGTTTCCTACCTTTCCGAAGTCGGAAAAGCCCTCGTCGGCCGCGCGCCCGGCGAGACCGTGCAGGTGCGTGACGAGGAGACCGAGCAGATGCAGACGCTCACCGTCCGCTCCATCCGCCCGTTCAATCCCTGA
- a CDS encoding RNA polymerase sigma factor has translation MNSPASEWKQWLAENGPRLLLFARGWSNSRHDAEDLVQEAILRMWHHQADKGGSPPDLPLVFSTIRFCGLNLHRSESRRRKREESVIYLSDFQDVWLDPVLEEDEEALILRDAVQNLSPKLREVVVMKFWGGLTFLQISETLAISANTAASRYRYALEQLAHELRRIKEERHASA, from the coding sequence ATGAATTCTCCCGCAAGCGAATGGAAACAGTGGTTGGCCGAGAACGGTCCGCGTCTGCTGCTGTTCGCACGTGGCTGGAGCAATTCGCGCCATGACGCGGAGGACCTCGTGCAAGAGGCCATCCTCCGCATGTGGCACCATCAGGCGGACAAGGGGGGCTCCCCGCCGGATCTGCCGCTGGTGTTCTCCACCATCCGTTTCTGCGGGCTGAACCTGCACCGCAGCGAGTCCCGCCGCCGCAAGCGCGAGGAATCCGTGATCTACCTCAGTGATTTCCAGGACGTCTGGCTGGACCCGGTGCTGGAGGAGGACGAGGAAGCGCTCATCCTGCGCGACGCCGTCCAGAACCTCAGCCCCAAGCTGCGTGAGGTGGTGGTGATGAAATTCTGGGGCGGGCTGACGTTTCTGCAGATCTCCGAGACTCTCGCGATTTCGGCGAATACGGCGGCATCCCGCTACCGCTACGCATTGGAACAACTGGCGCACGAGCTGCGCCGCATCAAGGAAGAACGACATGCAAGCGCCTGA
- a CDS encoding glycoside hydrolase family 75 protein translates to MNEPRETKNQRKRAVRWFGIKDVIYLGIIGVGIVAGLNSAKVKRGLKEIFAPKPAAASVDKDDIFRQAEAQITAELEKEYESRMAALRKSHEDAMKQASEQEVPEPKAEPELGPLSDVRKLRSGIPFKTEVKIGKGGIASKERIDDASYTASYQLSLRLPTAAKTLAELETTSPGLSKILPGLPPMVEKAQVSPWFGRLYDNKAARVRTDANTLNELLTKHNIYDCETILNLTAANGRKVFFMQAEMDVVSDGSDGDRLPAMPDEIVNSPHYQPFTSYGWPKKTATPNPMVEGWERRVTAAQKELAAAATPAARKAWLRDRIQYLKRGIDDLKGRSFLIADYDPFIVIPINLLGANDSFTPKVGDYAVVVYDKKLYPSIVGDGGPVFKVGEASLRMAKEINPKASSYSRPVSDLKVSYVVFPGSREAEKTPPDYEKWRNRCHELLGEIGGLGDGYQLHQWQDLLPKPAPPASAPALAPAPPDPVPATAPDPSKPAGAPEKPAANPPGTTAPAAPASTPPVTPPAPASGAPAPAGAPQAPAASGDSR, encoded by the coding sequence ATGAACGAACCACGGGAAACGAAAAACCAACGGAAACGGGCGGTCCGCTGGTTCGGAATAAAAGATGTGATCTACCTGGGCATCATCGGGGTGGGTATCGTCGCCGGGCTGAACTCCGCGAAAGTGAAGCGCGGACTGAAGGAAATTTTCGCGCCCAAGCCGGCGGCGGCCTCGGTGGACAAGGACGACATTTTCCGCCAGGCGGAGGCGCAGATCACCGCGGAGTTGGAGAAGGAATACGAGTCCCGCATGGCGGCGCTGCGGAAGTCTCACGAGGATGCGATGAAGCAGGCGTCGGAACAGGAGGTGCCGGAGCCGAAGGCCGAACCGGAGCTCGGACCGCTCTCGGATGTCCGCAAGCTCCGTTCCGGGATTCCTTTCAAGACCGAGGTGAAGATCGGGAAGGGCGGCATCGCCTCGAAGGAGCGCATCGACGACGCCAGCTACACCGCGAGCTACCAGCTCTCCCTGCGCCTGCCGACCGCTGCGAAAACCCTCGCCGAGCTGGAAACAACCAGTCCCGGTCTATCGAAAATCCTGCCCGGCCTGCCGCCGATGGTGGAGAAGGCCCAGGTCTCGCCTTGGTTCGGCAGGCTCTACGACAACAAGGCGGCCCGTGTCCGCACCGACGCGAACACCCTCAACGAACTCCTCACGAAGCATAACATCTACGACTGCGAGACCATCCTCAACCTCACCGCCGCCAACGGCCGCAAGGTGTTCTTCATGCAGGCGGAGATGGACGTCGTTTCGGACGGTTCCGACGGCGACCGCCTGCCGGCGATGCCGGACGAGATTGTCAATTCCCCGCATTACCAGCCTTTCACCAGCTACGGTTGGCCGAAAAAGACCGCCACTCCGAATCCGATGGTCGAGGGCTGGGAACGCCGCGTCACGGCGGCCCAGAAGGAGCTCGCCGCCGCCGCCACCCCTGCCGCGCGCAAGGCGTGGCTGCGCGACCGCATCCAGTATCTCAAGCGCGGCATCGACGATCTCAAGGGGCGCAGCTTCCTGATCGCCGATTATGATCCGTTCATCGTCATCCCGATCAATCTGCTGGGTGCGAATGATTCGTTCACGCCGAAGGTGGGCGACTACGCGGTGGTGGTTTACGATAAAAAGCTCTACCCATCCATCGTCGGCGACGGCGGTCCGGTTTTCAAGGTGGGCGAGGCATCGCTCCGCATGGCCAAGGAAATCAACCCGAAGGCGAGTTCCTACAGCCGTCCGGTCTCGGACCTGAAGGTCAGCTACGTCGTTTTCCCCGGCAGCCGTGAGGCCGAGAAAACCCCGCCGGATTACGAAAAGTGGCGCAACCGCTGCCACGAATTGCTCGGCGAGATCGGCGGCCTTGGCGATGGCTACCAGCTCCACCAATGGCAGGACCTGTTGCCGAAACCCGCGCCCCCGGCCTCGGCTCCGGCCTTGGCTCCTGCCCCTCCGGACCCGGTTCCCGCGACCGCTCCGGATCCTTCCAAGCCGGCGGGGGCACCGGAAAAGCCAGCAGCGAATCCACCCGGCACAACGGCACCCGCCGCGCCAGCCAGCACTCCTCCGGTCACTCCCCCTGCTCCAGCATCCGGCGCACCCGCTCCCGCTGGAGCACCACAAGCACCCGCAGCATCAGGAGACAGCAGATAA